The following coding sequences lie in one Arachis hypogaea cultivar Tifrunner chromosome 9, arahy.Tifrunner.gnm2.J5K5, whole genome shotgun sequence genomic window:
- the LOC112710717 gene encoding putative high mobility group B protein 11 yields MAIKESEMALSLSSSSSQPSQVDVHCFQSLKNNANASSLNRDTFYLKLTHLFDSSGLTLIFNVRETLLDLYLVYLEVTTRGGFHQVSQEKKWGEVASALRLEGNIARLSAQVEKLYLQLLYQFEQLYFYRAPTKSSKTTGLHKRKQISSETTEEGGAGLVKEQALLLEPSDGKEKKKRRGMAQGQRSAYQMFLKQECTRLKSCNSTSTGKGILHTAIDSWRNMSPLEKQPYVDEFKKNQEKFKKGTIIDDNGEHKIMQNEKEEKNMAPTSVCNSEYYQVTSQPEPDNNNYTSLNNNAAIGLAFNVTEKFPKDSVLLFGL; encoded by the exons ATGGCTATTAAGGAATCAGAGATGGCactttcattatcatcatcatcatcccaaCCATCACAAGTAGATGTTCACTGCTTTCAAAGCCTTAAGAATAATGCAAATGCAAGTTCTCTCAATCGTGACACCTTCTACCTCAAACTCACTCACTTGTTCGATTCCTCTGGACTCACCCTAAT TTTCAATGTCCGAGAAACATTGCTGGACTTGTACCTAGTTTACTTGGAGGTGACCACAAGAGGAGGATTCCATCAG GTTAGTCAAGAAAAGAAATGGGGCGAAGTGGCCTCGGCCCTGAGATTGGAAGGAAACATTGCAAGATTATCTGCTCAAGTTGAAAAGCTCTACTTGCAACTTCTTTACCAATTCGAGCAATTGTACTTCTACAGAGCTCCTACAAAGAGCAGCAAGACCACAG GTTTGCACAAGAGGAAGCAAATCTCATCCGAAACGACAG AAGAAGGAGGAGCTGGGTTGGTCAAAGAGCAAGCTCTTCTTCTCGAACCATCGGATggcaaagaaaagaagaaacgCCGAGGCATGGCGCAAGGACAAAGAAGTGCATACCAGATGTTCCTGAAGCAAGAATGCACTCGCTTGAAAAGTTGTAACTCGACCTCAACCGGAAAGGGTATTCTCCACACGGCTATCGATTCGTGGAGGAATATGTCTCCACTTGAGAAACAG CCATATGTGGATGAATTCAAGAAGAACCAGGAAAAGTTCAAGAAAGGAACGATTATTGATGACAATGGAGAGCACAAAATAATGCAAAATgagaaggaagagaagaacaTGGCTCCTACTAGTGTGTGTAATAGTGAGTACTACCAAGTAACTTCACAACCTGAGCCAGATAACAATAACTACACTAGTCTCAACAACAATGCAGCAATAGGCTTAGCTTTTAATGTGACTGAAAAGTTTCCCAAGGATTCCGTGTTACTATTTGGCTTATAG